Proteins encoded by one window of Myxococcales bacterium:
- a CDS encoding serine/threonine protein kinase, whose amino-acid sequence MDGTQAPFDRLGSYRIVRRIATGGTSDVLLAKAEGPFGFERQVVLKILLSQYRADDQFARMFAREAAAYARLSHASVVRLFDFFSHGDQLVMVLEFVDGLPLNRLRATLKDMGKTLPDTAALYVASHVFEALASAHDYIDPSGKAAPVIHRDVNPSNVLVGWNGDVKLADFGIARVTGVRADTQNGLIQGTFGYMAPEQVTGADIGTHTDVYAAGLLLWEMLAHRKAIQRGVLPEIEILRAMADPHLVSLDVLRPDLHGRVREVVARTLEPDPRKRTITAEEAWSLLRDVIGPRGGRAELFEMAKLIHERATVKVRSAEPVEPPLSVGEQEASPRPPTIRAPALTGVTTSGPVSPVRPVVGPSSVGRLEAREGPRLDELDPIDIDKLFDGISLPDDEPEPPSGGDDVTIASTAPPTFDVEALLTESRRAGVGSPGGVPAVRVATPTQMSAVPARPQIRPSRKMTAISTTVAVERRASQELTAVARVEVEAGAQRHPSGDTTLVSRGQFPPPAGLPQGLTPRPPEVGPISVSIPSVKSTLIMPVADMRTSAPPPEPSPSPLPPPVGAAKGLGATPAGPAVAPRPPVGAAPPTARGLPPPLSAEAPPPPAPLASASGSGPAGGTPPPPAATPAPPPVVKTAPLAALPMADTAPLAALPVANVAPLAALPVANVAPLAALPMADTAPLAALPVVEVPVAPPPDVAPRPAEPAPVGPADEPPEEAPIAPPPPFFTPARVLAVILVTALSAAGGVAYVRSGSARSRAVASASAIPSTTAPPSAIPSASAPASAEPSASSSSAAPEASASAPLAPSVAPSASTAPSSVASAAVPAASAEAPKAAVPANMCLLKTTGASPGHRVYVDGRVVVETPGEARVPCGSRTVQLGSAGKPRTLDLPCGAEHLVK is encoded by the coding sequence ATGGACGGCACCCAGGCACCCTTCGATCGGCTCGGCAGCTACCGCATCGTCCGGCGAATCGCTACGGGAGGAACGAGCGACGTCCTCCTCGCGAAGGCGGAGGGCCCGTTCGGCTTCGAGCGCCAGGTGGTGCTCAAGATCCTGCTGTCGCAGTACCGGGCCGACGACCAGTTCGCGCGAATGTTCGCCCGCGAGGCGGCCGCCTACGCGCGCCTGTCGCACGCCTCGGTCGTGCGCCTCTTCGACTTCTTCTCGCACGGCGACCAGCTCGTCATGGTGCTCGAGTTCGTGGACGGCCTCCCGCTGAACCGCCTGCGCGCGACCCTGAAGGACATGGGCAAGACCCTGCCCGATACGGCGGCGCTCTACGTCGCCAGCCACGTGTTCGAGGCGCTCGCCTCCGCGCACGACTACATCGACCCCTCCGGGAAGGCCGCGCCGGTCATCCACCGCGACGTCAACCCGTCCAATGTGCTGGTCGGGTGGAATGGCGACGTCAAGCTCGCCGATTTCGGCATCGCGCGCGTCACCGGAGTGCGCGCGGACACCCAGAACGGCCTCATCCAGGGCACCTTCGGCTACATGGCGCCCGAGCAGGTGACTGGCGCCGACATTGGCACCCACACCGACGTGTACGCCGCCGGTCTGCTCCTGTGGGAGATGCTGGCCCACAGGAAGGCGATCCAGAGGGGGGTCCTGCCCGAGATCGAGATCCTGCGCGCCATGGCGGATCCGCACCTCGTGTCGCTCGACGTCCTGCGGCCTGATCTCCACGGGCGCGTGCGCGAGGTCGTGGCGCGCACTCTCGAGCCCGACCCCCGGAAGCGGACGATCACCGCGGAGGAGGCCTGGTCACTTCTGCGAGACGTGATCGGGCCCCGCGGCGGCCGCGCCGAGCTCTTCGAGATGGCGAAGCTCATCCACGAGCGAGCGACCGTGAAGGTGCGCTCGGCGGAGCCCGTCGAGCCGCCGCTCTCGGTAGGGGAGCAGGAGGCCTCTCCGCGGCCGCCCACGATCCGCGCGCCCGCGCTCACGGGCGTGACGACCTCCGGCCCGGTGAGCCCCGTCCGTCCGGTCGTCGGCCCGTCCTCCGTCGGCCGGCTCGAGGCGCGCGAAGGACCGCGCCTCGACGAGCTCGACCCGATCGACATCGATAAGCTCTTCGATGGCATCTCGCTCCCCGACGACGAGCCCGAGCCGCCCAGCGGCGGCGACGACGTCACGATCGCGTCTACCGCCCCCCCCACCTTCGACGTGGAGGCGCTCCTCACCGAGTCCCGCAGGGCGGGGGTGGGCTCGCCGGGTGGCGTCCCCGCGGTGCGGGTGGCGACCCCTACGCAGATGAGCGCCGTGCCCGCGCGCCCGCAGATCCGCCCGTCGCGCAAGATGACCGCCATCTCCACGACGGTCGCGGTCGAGCGCCGCGCGTCGCAGGAGCTGACCGCGGTGGCGCGGGTCGAGGTTGAGGCGGGGGCCCAGCGGCACCCCTCGGGAGACACGACCCTCGTCTCACGGGGGCAGTTCCCGCCGCCGGCCGGGCTTCCCCAGGGTCTCACACCGCGGCCGCCCGAGGTCGGCCCCATCAGCGTCTCCATCCCGTCGGTGAAGAGCACGCTCATCATGCCGGTCGCCGACATGAGGACGAGCGCGCCGCCGCCGGAGCCGTCGCCGTCGCCCCTGCCCCCACCCGTGGGCGCCGCGAAAGGGCTGGGCGCGACACCGGCGGGTCCTGCGGTGGCGCCGCGCCCGCCGGTCGGGGCCGCGCCCCCAACCGCGCGAGGCCTGCCCCCTCCGCTCTCGGCCGAGGCCCCGCCGCCCCCGGCGCCACTCGCGTCCGCGAGCGGGTCGGGGCCCGCTGGCGGTACCCCGCCGCCGCCCGCGGCGACGCCCGCACCGCCCCCGGTGGTCAAGACGGCCCCGCTCGCGGCGCTGCCGATGGCCGACACGGCCCCGCTCGCGGCGCTGCCGGTGGCCAACGTGGCCCCGCTCGCGGCGCTGCCGGTGGCCAACGTGGCCCCGCTCGCGGCGCTGCCGATGGCCGACACGGCCCCGCTCGCGGCGCTCCCGGTCGTCGAGGTGCCCGTCGCGCCCCCGCCCGACGTGGCGCCGCGCCCGGCCGAACCGGCCCCCGTCGGGCCCGCGGACGAGCCGCCCGAGGAGGCGCCCATCGCCCCTCCGCCCCCCTTCTTCACGCCGGCGCGCGTGCTCGCGGTCATCCTCGTGACCGCGCTTTCGGCGGCGGGGGGCGTCGCGTACGTCCGGAGCGGCAGCGCGAGGTCGCGCGCCGTCGCCTCGGCGTCAGCGATCCCGTCCACCACCGCCCCGCCGTCGGCGATCCCTTCCGCGAGCGCCCCAGCCTCCGCAGAGCCGTCCGCGAGCAGCTCCAGCGCTGCCCCGGAGGCCTCCGCCTCTGCGCCGCTCGCCCCGTCCGTCGCTCCCTCGGCCTCGACGGCTCCGTCGAGCGTGGCCTCCGCAGCCGTGCCCGCCGCGTCCGCCGAGGCCCCGAAGGCCGCGGTGCCTGCGAACATGTGCCTGCTCAAGACGACCGGCGCGTCCCCGGGCCACCGCGTGTACGTCGACGGGCGGGTCGTGGTGGAGACCCCCGGCGAGGCCCGGGTACCCTGCGGCTCGCGCACCGTTCAGCTCGGCAGCGCGGGAAAGCCACGCACGCTCGACCTGCCCTGCGGCGCGGAGCACTTGGTAAAGTAG
- a CDS encoding SGNH/GDSL hydrolase family protein yields MREVGDIGDAQTRLARAACLCAIVLATSTLGACSKSHEPGARPTEPRSATPEAAASAPPPSAAAAATAAPSPDDASVARSDAGDAGTAEAGLARLAGKVVLHAGDSMVGGDGGLSRALGAKFRAEGAKFVRHTEVSLSIQTFARSVKLPNLLARHKPDIVILTLGANDVFLPSPQVFAPFVETIARKIGARECYWIGPPTWKGDTGIVAVIREHVAPCKFFDSSNLPLKRGGDRIHPTEKGGADWADLFWAYFQGTGSPAPGLVGDAGLLDSGN; encoded by the coding sequence ATGCGGGAGGTCGGTGACATCGGTGACGCGCAGACGCGCCTGGCGCGGGCCGCGTGCCTGTGCGCGATCGTGCTCGCCACGAGCACGCTCGGCGCGTGCTCGAAGAGCCACGAGCCCGGAGCGCGACCGACCGAGCCGCGCTCCGCGACGCCCGAAGCCGCGGCCAGCGCCCCGCCGCCCTCCGCGGCGGCAGCGGCGACCGCAGCCCCCTCCCCCGATGACGCCTCGGTGGCGCGCTCCGACGCCGGCGACGCCGGCACCGCGGAGGCGGGCCTCGCGCGGCTCGCGGGCAAGGTCGTGCTCCACGCAGGCGACTCGATGGTGGGCGGCGACGGGGGCCTGAGCCGCGCGCTCGGGGCGAAGTTCCGCGCGGAGGGCGCCAAGTTCGTGCGTCACACGGAGGTCAGCCTCTCGATCCAGACCTTCGCCCGCAGCGTGAAGCTGCCGAACCTGCTCGCGCGCCACAAGCCCGACATCGTGATCCTCACGCTCGGGGCGAATGACGTGTTCCTCCCCTCTCCGCAGGTCTTCGCGCCCTTCGTGGAGACGATCGCGCGCAAGATCGGCGCGCGTGAGTGTTACTGGATCGGGCCGCCCACGTGGAAGGGAGACACGGGGATCGTCGCGGTCATCCGCGAGCACGTGGCGCCCTGCAAGTTCTTCGACTCGAGCAACCTTCCGCTCAAGCGGGGCGGCGATCGCATCCACCCCACCGAGAAGGGCGGCGCCGACTGGGCGGACCTCTTCTGGGCCTATTTCCAGGGCACCGGCTCGCCCGCCCCTGGGCTCGTGGGCGACGCGGGCTTGCTCGACTCTGGGAACTAA
- a CDS encoding SUMF1/EgtB/PvdO family nonheme iron enzyme, producing MNPTLNALRGPSESRWQPRQRRSARVAVPVVVAAAALALVAGCAKSAPGSAGEHPSAFTQTAIHRSVGRSQSSLNARIGSPTEAIKLGVAPTRELFPAGLLGAGAPQGGERESGGCPAGMASVNGRFCVDRYEGSIVEVTATGETRPHPYYLGVEGLQTRALSVPGVKPQGHISARQASDACKASGKRLCKPQEWRTACMGPDKSTWGYGAQKEDHRCNDHGRSPIGVVFPHAGSPNWGWNQLNDEKLNQVEGTLAETGAHPGCTNGYGVFDMVGNLHEWVDDPAGTFQGGYYQDTHINGDGCGYRTTAHNFVYHDYSTGFRCCADPSP from the coding sequence TTGAACCCAACCCTGAACGCCCTGCGAGGGCCCTCCGAGTCCCGCTGGCAGCCTCGCCAGCGCCGCTCCGCCCGAGTCGCGGTGCCCGTGGTCGTCGCCGCGGCGGCGCTCGCGCTCGTCGCAGGTTGCGCGAAGTCGGCTCCGGGGTCGGCGGGTGAGCACCCGTCCGCGTTTACTCAGACCGCGATCCATCGCTCGGTCGGCCGCTCGCAGTCCTCACTGAACGCGCGCATCGGCTCGCCGACGGAGGCCATCAAGTTGGGGGTGGCGCCCACCCGCGAGCTGTTTCCGGCGGGCCTCCTCGGCGCGGGTGCTCCGCAAGGCGGGGAGAGAGAGAGCGGCGGCTGCCCGGCTGGGATGGCGAGCGTGAACGGCCGCTTCTGCGTCGACCGGTACGAGGGCTCCATCGTCGAGGTGACGGCCACCGGCGAGACCCGCCCGCACCCCTACTATCTCGGCGTCGAGGGCCTCCAGACCCGCGCGCTCAGCGTCCCTGGCGTCAAGCCTCAGGGCCACATCAGCGCGCGCCAGGCCAGCGACGCGTGCAAGGCCTCCGGCAAGCGCCTCTGCAAGCCTCAAGAGTGGCGGACCGCCTGCATGGGCCCCGACAAGTCGACCTGGGGCTACGGCGCCCAGAAGGAAGATCACCGCTGCAACGATCATGGGCGCAGCCCCATCGGAGTGGTGTTCCCGCACGCGGGGAGCCCCAACTGGGGCTGGAACCAGCTGAACGACGAGAAGCTGAACCAGGTGGAAGGCACGCTCGCCGAGACCGGCGCCCACCCTGGGTGCACGAACGGCTACGGCGTGTTCGACATGGTGGGCAACCTGCACGAGTGGGTGGACGACCCGGCCGGCACCTTCCAGGGCGGCTACTACCAAGACACGCACATCAACGGCGACGGGTGCGGGTACCGGACCACGGCCCACAACTTCGTCTACCACGACTACTCCACCGGGTTCCGCTGCTGCGCCGATCCGTCCCCTTGA
- a CDS encoding GAF domain-containing protein: protein MSHAPASTRLPSRGLGYEHLCAFVFQSFKGLLPYDRVALGLFEDGGETLWLAGASGDDTDPPWLRSRRGSIAGGTLRAVVAMGQPRIINDLADYCRSRPNGSATPVLVKHGYAASLTAPLRHHDQDLGLLFFNSRAPHVYQSEHAETIRRIARAVAAIVAEIGRNGDTDETWASVLGSSLRSLALAAHQVHEEELLIARVADLVHRGTTLGEVLDAVYSSFSALLPFDRIGFAHIDLPTGDVAAKWARSNGHIRLGHGFAQSIHATSLGGVLKSAAPRIMNDLVAYVAQNPDSVATRLVVAEGMRSSLTYLVGDAKQPIGFLFFNSRAVGAYELDHVSRLRKITGRLTRAFERAILFDRIRRAHGRTQELLDLLVPPPVARRLEAGETQVIEELQATVLLFDLVDFSTWSVKLPPLELFRKMSTLFASFDAQAKTEGVYRIRTMGDGYFAVAGVHPRRPDHADAAARLAFALMRAVEAESRPDGRAMTARIGLHSGPVVAGVRGGDDLQYEVWGPTVTIAARMETSSEPGRIQISEATAALLGGRLPVELRGSLELKGIGTYQTYWLEEPVATAPAPSVNESVGSDGPPGDGDRV, encoded by the coding sequence ATGAGCCACGCGCCCGCTTCCACGCGCCTCCCGAGCCGAGGCCTCGGCTACGAGCACCTCTGCGCCTTCGTGTTCCAGTCATTCAAGGGCCTCCTGCCGTATGACCGCGTCGCGCTCGGCCTCTTCGAAGATGGTGGCGAGACCCTCTGGCTCGCGGGCGCCTCCGGGGACGACACCGACCCGCCGTGGCTCCGGTCGCGCCGAGGCAGCATCGCCGGCGGCACCCTGCGGGCCGTGGTCGCCATGGGTCAGCCCCGGATCATCAACGACCTCGCCGACTACTGCCGCAGTCGCCCGAACGGGTCGGCGACTCCCGTGCTGGTCAAGCACGGATACGCCGCCTCGCTCACCGCGCCGCTCCGCCACCACGACCAGGACCTCGGGCTGCTCTTCTTCAACAGCCGAGCTCCCCACGTCTACCAGAGCGAGCACGCCGAGACCATCCGTCGAATCGCCCGCGCGGTCGCCGCGATCGTCGCGGAAATCGGGAGAAACGGGGACACCGACGAGACCTGGGCGAGCGTGCTTGGTTCGTCGCTGAGGTCGCTCGCGCTCGCGGCGCACCAGGTGCACGAGGAGGAGCTCCTCATCGCGCGAGTCGCCGATCTCGTGCACCGCGGTACCACGCTCGGCGAGGTGCTCGACGCGGTGTACTCGTCGTTCTCCGCCCTGCTCCCGTTCGACCGCATCGGGTTCGCTCACATCGATTTGCCCACCGGCGACGTGGCCGCGAAGTGGGCGCGCTCCAACGGTCACATTCGGCTCGGACACGGTTTCGCCCAGTCCATTCATGCCACGTCGCTCGGCGGGGTGCTGAAGAGCGCGGCGCCGCGGATCATGAACGACCTCGTGGCCTACGTCGCGCAGAACCCCGACTCGGTGGCGACGCGACTCGTCGTCGCCGAAGGGATGCGCTCCAGCCTGACCTACCTCGTGGGCGACGCGAAGCAGCCGATCGGCTTTCTGTTCTTCAATAGCCGCGCGGTGGGCGCTTACGAGCTCGACCACGTCAGTCGACTACGCAAGATCACCGGTCGTCTCACGCGAGCGTTCGAGCGCGCCATCCTGTTCGACCGCATTCGCCGGGCGCACGGTCGCACTCAGGAATTGCTCGACCTGCTCGTGCCGCCGCCCGTCGCCCGACGCCTGGAGGCCGGCGAGACCCAGGTCATCGAGGAGCTGCAGGCGACTGTGCTGCTGTTCGACCTCGTCGACTTCTCGACGTGGTCTGTGAAGCTGCCACCGCTCGAGCTGTTCCGGAAGATGTCCACCCTCTTCGCGTCTTTCGATGCACAAGCGAAGACGGAAGGGGTCTATCGCATCCGCACCATGGGGGACGGCTACTTCGCCGTAGCCGGCGTCCACCCGCGCCGCCCCGACCACGCGGACGCCGCGGCGCGCCTCGCGTTCGCGCTCATGCGAGCCGTGGAGGCGGAGTCGAGGCCGGATGGGCGCGCAATGACCGCGAGGATTGGCCTGCACAGCGGCCCCGTCGTCGCGGGCGTGCGGGGGGGGGACGATCTCCAATACGAGGTGTGGGGGCCGACGGTGACGATCGCCGCGCGAATGGAAACGTCCTCCGAGCCCGGACGGATCCAGATCTCCGAGGCCACCGCCGCGCTCCTCGGCGGCCGGCTGCCCGTCGAGCTCCGTGGCTCGCTAGAGCTCAAGGGCATAGGCACCTACCAGACCTACTGGCTGGAGGAGCCAGTC